The genomic stretch CTGAATACCCGTACCTGCCTGCCGGCAGGCAGGTGACCTGGATATTTACTTCAATGGCTGTTGAACTGTTGAGTACACTGGACAGCATAGCCACTCCCTGTTCGGTAAAAGCCATCGGCATATAACGGGTTCCGCCCCAGCCTGTTTCAGTTTCATCCAAACTTGAGGTGCCAATCTGGCTCCTCAAGTTCTCAAACTCCTTTTTAGAAAGAACAAACATAAAATCCTTCGGGAACCGCTCCGGGTTGCGTTTTACCTGTCTTTTCAGTTGTTTTGTTTCCACCGCATACATTTCGGCCAGGTCAAAGTCAAGCATTACTTTCTTACCCCTTACCAGGTAAATCTTGCTGATGACCTTTTCTTCCAGTAATGATATTGACCTGCTTAACCTGCGCATAATTATTTTATGATACCGGGCAAACTGCCGGTTCTTAAATATAGCCTGCCGGTATATTTATTCAATGGTGAAAAAAACAGGAAATATTGTGGATCCAGGCATAGAACTTAATGAGATCGTGGGTATAACTTCCCCTGTGCTGACATTGCTGCAAAGAAAAGGGCTGTTTATCCTGCCAATACCCTTTTTATTTTGGTGACCGGGATGATCCTTCTTTTCTTATAACCCAGCAACTCGTAGATCTTAATGGCCCGTTCATTGCCGGAACCGGTATGCAAAAAAGGGATGATGCCGTTGTGCAGGTTCTTATGATCAAGGTAAGTGACCAGTTGCTGCGCATATTTACGCCCCACGTGATCGGGGTGGGTGACCACCGCACTTATTTCAGTTAAGCCATCCATGCGTAACCGTTCACCTGCCATGGACACCAGTTCTCCCTCTTTGAAAATACCAAAGTAGTCCCCCATTACCGGTGTGCCGGGCAGGTAATAACCCGGGAAGACCCTGCTCACCAACGAATACATTTCTTCCCAGTTGGTCTCATTCAGGGGCAGGATATTTTCAGTAATAGGTATGTGTGCAACTTTTTCGCAAACCATCTGCAGGCATTGCACAACCGTTTCTACCTGGTAATTGGCCGGCAATACCGGAAGATCATCAAAAAGAAAAAAAGAATCACCCGGTTCAAATACTTCGTCGAATTTTTGGGCAATATCTTTTTCACCAGGGTCGTAACCTGCAAACAAAACGATATCGGGGTAGTAGCGTTTTAGTGCATCCGTGCCGGTGGCAAAAGCGGCATGCGTTTCTGTTAAGGCATGCCAGGCAGGGTTATCTAATTTTTTGTATTGGGCAGGCATAAGCCAGATTGAAAAAGCAAATTTAAACCGGGGGAAGAGAATGAAAAAACGGGAACTTCCCAACGGCGGAGACCTACAGCGCTGAAGCAGTATTATTTATCCACCAGCTTCAACCAGTCCTTTATTATTTTCTGCAGGGCCTTTTCTTTCGATCTCACATCTTTCATGTCGGTAAATACAGTGATCCGCCTGCCATCCTTATAATCGCCGGTAAGCAGGCCCGAGCCGTCTTTTACTTTTGCCCCGCCGGGGAACACCAGCATGATCCTGCCTTTGTGAAGGTTCATCACCACGATCTCCCGTTTATATTCCTTCGGGTCAAAGGGTTTCATTTCGCCGGTATAATAAAAGCTGGGGTTGTTCCATTTGATCCGCTCCCCCACTTCCTTGCCGGTGCTTAAGATGATCTGCCGGATGGTCTCAATTATTTTCCCAATGGCCGGGTCCAGCTTTTTGATGTGCTGCGTTACCTGTTCGGTATCGGAGAGTTTGACTGCCTTTGCCATAACATATTTTTTTGATTACCCACAATGGGTCATACATAAATATACAAAACACATTTTTAAATCAATAGCGGCCAGGTGAGGCTTTGCGGTCTTTGCGCTGCACTCCCTTTGCGTTCTTTGCGGTAAAAAAAATAGAACGCAAAGGGTTTCGCAAAGGGCGATGCAAGACCTAACCACAGATCAACACAGATCGATGCACAACTTGTCCCGCTTTCGCAGGAGATCCGCTCAGATAAGATCCGTGTTATCCGTGATAATAATCTGTGGCCATCTGTGGTAAAATAAACCCGGCAACGGCGGAGAGTGGAGATTAAGAACTCAGGCCCCAAACTGCCTTAAGTGATGGTCGGCATGCTTGTATACAAAGCGGCCGATCTGTTCGGTGGTCATGGGCCCGAAAAAAGGGTGAACAAAACCGGGGCTGGTATGATGGGCATATTGTTCAACACGGCTTATCCATTCCTTTTTCTGCTGTTCAATATCGCCGGATGCGGCAGTTGTTTTCAATACATCACTGGTGGGCGAGTTCTTTCCAAAGGGCTTATCATCTTTCAGTACTTTTTTCAAGACCATTGGCCCGATCAGCCGGCCGATAAAGACCCGCTTCATATTGAGCTTCCCCAGGAACATGTCTTCACAAAGCGTGCAATGCAGCAGCATCTGGTATGCATTCATCTTGCCCCATTGTGCCTTGTTCTGCTGGCTTACAGCATGGACCCTGCTTATCAATTCTTCCCGTACGGGAGCATCAAAGACCGATTTCATGATCATACGGTTGATTTTAGCTGGGGAAATTAAGCATTAAAAATAATAATCAAAAATTGAACCCTGCCCTCTTTGCGCTGCACTCCCTTTGCGTTCTTTGCGGTTAAAAAAAATCTAAACTGCAAAGAACGCAAAGGGTTTCGCTAAGGACGCTAAGGATTTTATTGGTACAGATAAGCCAACGATCTTTAGCCGTACTGAATGCTGGCCAGATGGGGAGATCCGTCTTTACCCCTATCAAAATAAACCCCGCTTACTGAACCGGGCCCAGTATTGCCAGTTCTTATTCAGGATGCTGTCTTTATCAGGAAATTCCCTGCGCCGGATATTGCCTGCAGGATAATAGGACAAACTTTCCCCGATATCTACCTGGGACTTTGAATTGAACCTTGTTCGTACATATATCTTAACACTGCTGTCTTTAAAAACATCAAAGGCATAAATAAGATCCTTTCCGAGCCGGGTGTAATATGGGTCGATCTTTGGGGCCGCCTCCGGCGGCAATTTTATAAAAACATCCGGGTCATCCGTAGCAGGCATATACCGGAATGCCCGATGCCCATCTTCATCCCTGATATATTTTTTAAAAGAAGCGTAGTTCTCAATAATAGCAGATACCAGGCTATCATAAAGCGGCAGCTTTTCGATCACACCGGTATCAAATGTATACCCGTTATAGTCGTCCCTGATCTCTTCCTCTGATGAGCCACAACCGGCCACGGAAAAAAGAAATAATGCCAGGAATGCGTTCATAAAAAAATGCCGGGTAAGGTATTGCATAAAATAACAGGGATTATGGAAGTTTTTTTTGAAACTTAAGATACATGTTTTTTGCTTCTCAGCAAGGCCCCGCCAGGGGTTTGCAATTGCAAGACACGGGTCCCAGGGTATACACAGCCATGGTTCGTATGTCATCGGGGTGGAGGGATAATATCACCCCTTCGGGGTTTACCAACCCCATCTCATTCCGTTCTATAATAATCACATCCCTTCGGGATTAAGAATGCAAAGCCTGAAAGGCTGATACTATTATAGAAAAGAGTTAAGAATTAAATAATGCAGAACCCTGAAGGGGTGACATAGAGAATTAAAATATTGTTCGTCGTTGGTCATAAGACCAGACGGCGGCAGAGACCTGCCGGCAGGCAGGCAGGTTGGGGTGTAGACCAACAACGATTTGAATTGAAGTGTATTTGATATTTATTTATGAGGTATGCTGCGGCTCTTTGCCGTTGGTCATAAGACCAGACGGCGGCGTATGCTGGTGCACCAGTTGGGCTTGCGTGTGAATGAGGAACACCAACGACGGCGAAGAGTTTGAGGCGAAGACCAACAGCGGCGAGTGTTATCACCAACATTGAATTGCTTAATTATACTGTTCGTCGTTGGTCATAAGACCAAACAACGGCGATGCGTGTGAATGGAGAACTCCAACAACTGCGAAGACCAACTACGGTAGATCAACCGTCGCACACATCTTCGCCAATGTTGTGTGTTATCACCAACATTGAATTGCTTACTTATGTGGTTCGTCGTTGGTCATAAGACCAGACGACGGCGAGGATTGAGGTGAAGACCAACAGCGGCGAAGAAGTTGGATGATTATTGGATTAATATTAATTTTTCTCTGACTTCATAAGAAATATCCTTCAATTCTCTTATTTCAATTGAACTTGAAGTGTTTGAATTAATAGGAGTTAAAATGCCATTTATTTTATTCCTTCTTTCAGGAAGTGTCCACATACATCCCGTTAACGGATCAATTATCAGCATTCCAATTGCGCCACCGAGCAAAATATTCCCAAAATAAAAATCGCTTATTATAAAATCTATAGGAAATATTTTTTCTGAGTACCCAGGAGCCGAAAGCCTGACTATATAACTTTCTTTTTTGAAATATCCACTGCTCGATTTTAAAGTTACCACGGCAGGAGCTGTTCCATTAAATACGGTATCACCCTTTTTGTTAGTAATTGTTATGTTAGCTGCATTAGGAGTTGAGTTAATTGTAACCGGATATTTTGATTTCCCAAAAATTGTAGCACAGCTTGAAATACTTAAGGAAACCAGTAAAACCCAAAGAGTATAGATTAAACCCATATTTATAACTTGTTTTTTAAAGATGTATCAGTTTTAAAATACTAAAACTTGTACGGCATTCGTAAATATACACAAAAATTAAAGTATTGCAAGTGAACAAA from Chitinophagaceae bacterium encodes the following:
- a CDS encoding ORF6N domain-containing protein translates to MEEKVISKIYLVRGKKVMLDFDLAEMYAVETKQLKRQVKRNPERFPKDFMFVLSKKEFENLRSQIGTSSLDETETGWGGTRYMPMAFTEQGVAMLSSVLNSSTAIEVNIQVTCLPAGRYGYSVK
- a CDS encoding GNAT family N-acetyltransferase produces the protein MPAQYKKLDNPAWHALTETHAAFATGTDALKRYYPDIVLFAGYDPGEKDIAQKFDEVFEPGDSFFLFDDLPVLPANYQVETVVQCLQMVCEKVAHIPITENILPLNETNWEEMYSLVSRVFPGYYLPGTPVMGDYFGIFKEGELVSMAGERLRMDGLTEISAVVTHPDHVGRKYAQQLVTYLDHKNLHNGIIPFLHTGSGNERAIKIYELLGYKKRRIIPVTKIKRVLAG
- a CDS encoding DUF1801 domain-containing protein encodes the protein MAKAVKLSDTEQVTQHIKKLDPAIGKIIETIRQIILSTGKEVGERIKWNNPSFYYTGEMKPFDPKEYKREIVVMNLHKGRIMLVFPGGAKVKDGSGLLTGDYKDGRRITVFTDMKDVRSKEKALQKIIKDWLKLVDK
- a CDS encoding DinB family protein, whose translation is MKSVFDAPVREELISRVHAVSQQNKAQWGKMNAYQMLLHCTLCEDMFLGKLNMKRVFIGRLIGPMVLKKVLKDDKPFGKNSPTSDVLKTTAASGDIEQQKKEWISRVEQYAHHTSPGFVHPFFGPMTTEQIGRFVYKHADHHLRQFGA